Part of the Bacillota bacterium genome is shown below.
CGGGCCACGCCCTCCAACGCGTGGCGGGCGGTCTCCAGCTCGCCACGTTCCCGCGCCAGTTCGAAGAGCGCCTGGGCGTAGTGGCGGGCGACGCTCTCACGTGCCATGACGTGCAGCCCCGATCTCCTCGACGAACTCGCGTGCCAGGCGGCGCTGGTCCTCCTCGCTGAAGTCGCGCTCGATCACGCGCCGCGCCACCTCCACCGCCAGGTCCGCCACCTCCCGGCGAAGTTGAGCCAGTGCCTCGTCCCGTTCCCGGGCGATGGTCTGCTCGGCCCGGGCCAGGATGGCGGCCGCCTCGTCCTGCGTCTGGCGCAGTTGCTGCTCCCGCAGTTGCGCGGCCGTGACCTGCGCCTGGGTGAGCATCTCCTCCACCTTGGCCTGCGCCTCGCGCAGGCGCTGCTCATACTCGTGGCGCGCCCGCGCAGCCGCCTCGCGCTCGTTCTCGGCGTGGTTCAGGTCGGCGGCGATCTTCTTCTCCCTCTCCTCCAGCATGCGCAGGACGGGCTTCCATCCGAAGTAAGCCAGGAGGCCGAAGAAGACCAGGAAGTTGATGATGCTCCAGATCACCTGGTTCCAGTCGATGGAGACGATCCCATTGCCCACCGGGATCCCCCCTCCCTCTGCGGACCTCGTTCACTACCCTTGCCGCTCGGATGCCCGGACGCCCGCAGGCCCGCTCCTGAAAAAGGGCCCGACTTACCGGGCCTCAAAGGCTCCCACCGGGAGCCGGTCGGGAGCCTCCCGGGGCGCGATGCATCGGGGAGGCTCCCCACCCGCTTCTACCCCTTATACCTTGCCGTATAGCAAGAAGGCGATCAACAAACCATAAATGGCAAGCGCCTCGGTGAACGCGAGGCCCAAGATCATGACCCCCCGGGCGTCACCCAACGCCTCCGGCTGGCGCCAAGCCGCGTCGATGGTAGCGGAGACGATCTGCCCCTGCGCGAGCGCGGCCCCAAGGGCCGGTAGAGCGATAGCAATGGCCACAGCCAGTGCGGTCACCCGTTTCCCTCCTTTCGCCTGGCCCCGTTGCGGAGCGCATGATCCCTCCCGGTGGGAGGAAATGGTCGAACCGGCCCGATACCTGCCTCACGGCGCATATGCATCGCCTACTCCGCCTCTCCGGTGGCACCGGCGATGTAGACGCCGGTCAACATGGTGAAGATGAAAGCCTGCAGCAAGCCGAAGAGGACGAAGAGGACCATGAACGGGACCGGGACGATGTACGGCAGAAACGAGAGCATCACCAGCAGTACCGAATCCTCGCCGAAGATGTTGCCAAAAAGACGGAGGGCCAGCGAAAGAGGTCGGATCAGCTCCTCGACGATATTGAGCGGCAACATAAATGGAGAGGGTTCGATGAAATGCCTCAGGTAACGGAAGCCGTGGGTGACGAAACCCGACACATGGGTGGCCACGAACGAGACGAGGGCCAGCGCCGCGGTCACGCTCAGGGTACTGGTGGGCGTCTTGAACCCCGGCACCAGGTTGGCCCCCGGCAGGAGCTCGGAATAGTTCGAGGCGAGGATGAAGACGAACAGGCTGGCCAGGAAGGGGAAATAGCGGCGTGCCTTCTCCCTGCTTCCGAGTGCCGGCACGAGCACTCCGTTCATGATCAGCTCCGCGCCGAGCTCCACCGCGTTCTGCCCGCCTCGCGGCACCATCTCCATCCGGCGCGTGGCGAGGATGACAGCGATCAGGACGAGCAGCATCAGACCCCACTCGGTGATGATCTGCCCGGTGACGTCGAGGCCGAAAACTTGGAAGAAGACCGGGTTGGCCTCATGCCCGATCTCGGGAACCCCCGCCGCCAAGATGATTCCGCTCATGGAGCGAGCATCGCCTCCCGCCTCGTCGCCCGGCGGGCCAGGCGCCAGAGCCCCAGGGCGCTACCGGCCAACAGGCCCGCGGCCACCGCCACAAGCGACCACCTCTCGCCTTCCGTCAGAAGCCAGGCCACCAGCAGGAAGAGGGCGTCCACCGTGAACCGTGCGGCAAACCCCCCAAAGACCCAGCGGAGATCCCGTCCGCCCCCCGAAGCCGCTCGTCGCAGGGCGTACCAGAGAATGCCGCTGTTCAACCAACCGCCGGCGAGCCCTGCCAAACCCGCCCAGAAGGGTGCTGGAATCAATCGGCGCCCGTTTCCTTCCTGGGGCTCTCCGGGGGTTTCTCCCCCCGGCCACCCTCCTGCTTCTGGCTGTCCCGCGGTTTCCCTGCGGGCGGGCGACGGCCTCCGGTCTCCCGGAGAACGTCCTTGACCACCATCTGCAACGATCCGCCCACGGCCAGCAGGACCAGGACCGCGAGGAAGAGGGGAGATGTATGGAACCTGGCATCCAGCCAGGTACCGCCGGCATACGCAGCCCACACCGCGACGCCCACGGTGATGGCGTCCGAGAGCGCCATCGCCAGCAGGCGGTTCGGTGGGTTCCTGCGATTGGCCACCGGCATCTCCTTCAACCGGCCACCCGGAGCGGTTCGCTCCCCGCTCCCCGGACGCCCGTGCCCGGCCTTGTGAACCACGTAGCAAGGTTGACCGAGCCCGAGCCGCGGGTGGCGATTCACGCGGTCAGTATACCTGAAAAGGCTGACCGGGGCCAGGGCCGCGCGCTGGGCCGCTTTCCAGCTTCGCCCGGCGCGGAGCGGACCGGCCGGCGGGGAGGCGTGGCGGGGGCGCCGCCCCACGCCCCTCCCCGGCTCCGCGGCGTCAGGGCGCCTGCAGCTTGAGAGCGAGCGGATTCTGCGGATAGAGCTGCGGGTAGTAGACAGCGTCCCGCGGCACCTTGCCGCCAGGGAAGGTGTAGTCCTTCGCCTTGTTCGGGAAGGAGGGCCGCGGCTGGGCGTCGATGAAGGCGGCGATCTGCTGGGCTTCCTCGTCGCTCAGCGACCCGGGCTCGGAGTAGGGCATGGCGTAGCGGATGAATCCGGCCAGCGTGTAGACCCGGGCGAGCCCGGCGCCGTCGTTCCACGAGCCGGGTCCCCAGAGCGGGCCCGGTTTCAGGCCCGCCGCCATTTCCACACCCTGGCCGTCCCGGCCGTGGCAGGCGGCGCATTTCTCGGCGTACAGCTTCTGCCCCAGCTTCGGGTCCAGCCGGTCGACCGGGATCTGCCGCTCCCTGGGGATGACGTTCTGGTGGCGCCACGCGGGGCTCTCGCCGACGGGCAGGCCGTGGGAGATCCAGCTGAGGTAGGTGGCCACGGCGATCACGGGCTCCGAGTCGGCCGTGGCACGCTTGGGTGCGTTGGCGCCGTTCTCGCTGCGCAGGAAGCAGCTGACGATCCGGTCTTCCAGGCTGATGACGCGCCCGCTGTTCCCGCTCACGTCGGGAAAGGCTGCGGCCACGCCCACCAGCGGGATGGCCTTGTCCTTCTGCCCGCCGTTCATGTGGCAGTTGGTGCACGACATGTCGTTGTGAACATACTCGGGCGCGTACTTGGGGGTGTCCATGAAGATGCGGTACCCGTCCAGGA
Proteins encoded:
- a CDS encoding c-type cytochrome produces the protein MRWLPATPGTTAPRKRSRPFPFLALVLPALVISACSTGGSAPAAQKSPQPVQQRTAGGRLVTAKAAIDTWQQLPMDPTKAKLPPKLASQILDGYRIFMDTPKYAPEYVHNDMSCTNCHMNGGQKDKAIPLVGVAAAFPDVSGNSGRVISLEDRIVSCFLRSENGANAPKRATADSEPVIAVATYLSWISHGLPVGESPAWRHQNVIPRERQIPVDRLDPKLGQKLYAEKCAACHGRDGQGVEMAAGLKPGPLWGPGSWNDGAGLARVYTLAGFIRYAMPYSEPGSLSDEEAQQIAAFIDAQPRPSFPNKAKDYTFPGGKVPRDAVYYPQLYPQNPLALKLQAP
- a CDS encoding AtpZ/AtpI family protein, with amino-acid sequence MPVANRRNPPNRLLAMALSDAITVGVAVWAAYAGGTWLDARFHTSPLFLAVLVLLAVGGSLQMVVKDVLRETGGRRPPAGKPRDSQKQEGGRGEKPPESPRKETGAD
- the atpF gene encoding F0F1 ATP synthase subunit B, which produces MGNGIVSIDWNQVIWSIINFLVFFGLLAYFGWKPVLRMLEEREKKIAADLNHAENEREAAARARHEYEQRLREAQAKVEEMLTQAQVTAAQLREQQLRQTQDEAAAILARAEQTIARERDEALAQLRREVADLAVEVARRVIERDFSEEDQRRLAREFVEEIGAARHGT
- the atpB gene encoding F0F1 ATP synthase subunit A, which produces MSGIILAAGVPEIGHEANPVFFQVFGLDVTGQIITEWGLMLLVLIAVILATRRMEMVPRGGQNAVELGAELIMNGVLVPALGSREKARRYFPFLASLFVFILASNYSELLPGANLVPGFKTPTSTLSVTAALALVSFVATHVSGFVTHGFRYLRHFIEPSPFMLPLNIVEELIRPLSLALRLFGNIFGEDSVLLVMLSFLPYIVPVPFMVLFVLFGLLQAFIFTMLTGVYIAGATGEAE
- a CDS encoding ATP synthase F0 subunit C, whose amino-acid sequence is MTALAVAIAIALPALGAALAQGQIVSATIDAAWRQPEALGDARGVMILGLAFTEALAIYGLLIAFLLYGKV